In Aedes albopictus strain Foshan chromosome 3, AalbF5, whole genome shotgun sequence, the genomic window CCAAGAAGCTGGTTAGCGAAAAATCCCATCGTCAACAATTGCATAAAaattaaatttggaaaaaatgcTAACCCCGGCCAAGTGCAGGCCCATTTCAAGGAGCGAATCAACAGGAAGTACTCCCTTGCGGATATAAGATTCACAGACGGATCTAAAAGAAATAATATGGTGGACGCTGGCATTTTTGGAAATGAGATCAGTGAATCCCACAAACTGCCGAACATATGTTCCGTCTTTTCGGCGGAAGCAGCAGCGATTTTCAGAGCGGTGTCTCTACCGAGCGCTGCCCCAATTCTGGTGGTTACCGATTCAGCGAGTGCGTTGCAGGCCATCGAATCTACAACAAATAGACACCCGTTTATACAATGGATACAACGCGCACTGGAAGAAGGGAACAAAGATGTTTCCTTCATCTGGGTACCTGGTCATTGCGGCATACAGGGTAACGAAAAGGCGGACACATTGGCAAACCTCGGCCGGCACAGTCGCCTGTTGACACCAAAATCACCAGCTGATGACGTACGACTATGGATCAAGAACATTGTCTGGGATTCCTGGTCCCAGCGCTGGCATCGAGACCGAATAAGTTTTGCTAGAAAAATTAAACCAACCGTTGAGCGATGGCCAGATCTAATATCCCGAAGAGAACAGGTAGTCCTCTCTCGGCTACGTACGGGTCATACCAGAGTTTCACACAATATGGGAGATACAAGGGGCGGATTCAGAACATCTTGCGATAGTTGTAACACCCATAACTCTGTTGAACACTTCGTGGCAAACTGCCCAACTCTGCAACACCTCCGAATCAAGTATAATATTACGTGTATCCAGGAAGCACTCGGCCACGACAAAGTTAGACAAACCGCTCTACTAAGTTTTCTGAGAGATGCCAAGCTATACGACGCTATATAGCCGGAATCACAACGAACAAATCCCAAGAAGACCCCAGCAAGCACATGGACAAGATATGGACACCGGAATTCAAATGGAGtttgttcaaaatttaaaaatgatAATATGAATGTTTTTTACCTTAAAAGAGCCCCATCTGGACTCTTAATTCATTTGATCTGAGAtcgtaaaaataatgaattgtaattaTATTATCGAATTGCCAGTCCCTTTCCCCCTGGTTTTTCAACCAGTTTCCCATCCCAAAAATACCCACTGCTCTCACTAttatgagatgaaccagcctagggctgaaaatctcaaaaataaagacaaaaaaaaaatgtaaaaatgtttcataacaaatccgggaatcaaaacaaaaacaaaaatagagttgccaaatttcaatgagcaccCTACACCACGGGTGACCAGTTAGTCGaaataaaagtttaccccggaccccggttattcgacaacagtcggtgttcGGATAGATACCACGTTCCTGAAGCAGCGTTTTTCACAGCAGCTCaaactgaaatatttttattttaagttaCTTAAAGCTATACACAATCTTCAACCATATGCTAATTACTTACAAGAAATGGTAAACTTTCCCTCCTACACACTACATTGGCTCGTATTTTACGACTCGAACGCCAACCACCCGTTGTATCGGATATGCCGTTTTGCGGTGTctcaacagtcggtgtcgtattagtaGGGTAATAcggtatggtgagatgatcagttctccatttttgcaatgaaatggcgaaAACAATTGTTTGACTAATTTTATGTTGTTTGAGCataagtttgggtaactgtgttgttgtattatttttttcctgCAATTTCAACAACACTGTTACACAAACTTTTGTTctaacaacatcaaattagccaagaaatcatataatccacgctgtttgcaccatttcattgcagaaatggagaactgatcatctcaccatacaaaaatccagctcactacatACTTTCAATTTAGTACTACATTGATTGCGTCCTATTCCTCAAGGACCAATACaaggaagatttttttcaaatgaacaTTTCAGCAATTTATGAAACGATCCCTgtatgaaattctccaggaaattatctGAAGGTTTCTACAAGATAATCTTTAAGAAGTTTTACAtattatccttcagaaattcctgtaagcattctttcagacatttttccaagtatttatttataaaattcttcaactatacctcctggattttttttttcatagattttatcCATTTAAAATTTATCTTATAATATAATTCATTCTGACAAGGGTAACgccaagaaatctttgaagatttctctGCAAGTCCTTACAATAGATCCTGCAAGAATTCATTGGGGGTATTTCACCAGACTCGTCCAGcaactcctccaagaaatacttcacgcattctcatttttttttttcagcgaatttttcagacattcttcagagatccctcctgaaatttctcctaggaattcttcaggattctatccaaggattcctccgagctAAAATCTACGGAATTCATTAAATTATTCTTCCAAACACTCTTCGATTATTTGTTAAAGGATTCCCGCAGAAatgtttccaaggatttctgcagacgTTCCTCCAATGATAACTACAGGAAGTCTGAAAtttattcctacatgaatttcacctgaaatccctcctgcatttttttcgcgaattccagcagaaatatttctaagaattcctttaggaatcagtCCATTAATTCCTTGAGAACTCATCCAAACTCATCCAGAAatatcaccagaaattccttcacgatgtctactagaaattctacaaggaaattcattaggaattccaacaagaaactTATGTAGAGGACTCAATATTTTTCAGTACTTTACAGAAAGATACAAAGCAGGAGAAAAGGTACGGGCCAGGTATTTTTGAACTCGTTTGTTTTGTTAAAAAAACTTAGATTCTGGAGCGAAGAAGCTCAAAAGTAGTATATTTTAGCTTGTTTTTGTCAATCATCTTTAAAAACTGCGTGATTAATTAACATTCTTTGTTAAGCAAAGTTGTGCTCCCTGTTCCGCTctacaatttgttttttttttaacacctTAGCTAcctctagctcttatcgttttcttgaaatttagaTTTAAACAACATATTTTGGATAATAAATTGGCAACCGCAAATGTGTGCTGTGTTGTTGTTAACTCAATCGGACGTGATTCTGTATCGCTCATCGTTTACGTTAATTTTCCGTTGAAACTGGCCTCGAAAATCTCGAATGACACTTGTGTAGTACGATCGTCTATATTTTGTACGTTTCTGCGATATTAATCTTTCATTGCGTTTACCGttgtgacgaaaaattgcaattaTATTGATCATCAAAACTCGCCATGGAGTGCAAAAAGTGCCTTCTTCCAGTGATTACAAAAGATCAACCGTATGTATACTGTAATGCATTGTGCGCCGCAGTTCACCATGCCGCTTGTGTTGGATTGAATACTGCCGAGCTTGCTGCCGTATCACCGCCGCACAAGAATAGTTGTTGGATGTGCGACGAGTGTTTAGTTGAATTTGTACAATGGAGGAAAGAACGAAATGAGAAAATGAATGAGCCGATCGCCGAAACTGCTCCAGAGAACAATGAGCCTAAATGCGTACTACAACGTGACGTTGATGAGCTGAAAGCTAAAGTAGATTCAATACTGTCGGTGATTACGTCGCATGAGAATAATCACACGGATGCCTGGATACGACACTCAACACCGAAATCATCGCGACCAATGGAATGTGGATCGACTGAAGTGACAAATGCATCCGAAACTGCGAGTCGGTTACCTGATTCGATGTGTGAGAACGAGAACTTCGACTTGTTGCTAACGAATATCGATGGAAGCGTTTCGGAAGAAGATGTTCAACTCATGGTTTGTCGCTGCTTGGGCACACGTGATAATGAGTGCATTAATGTTAGGAAATTAGTTCCGCGATGGGTTGACTGCAGTGCATTCGACTATATCTCCTTCAAAATAGTTTTAAACCGTAAATGGAAGTCTGTCGCGATGATGTCATCTACTTGGCCTAAAAACATTAGATTTCGAGAGTTCAAAAAAGCGAGATTCCCATGGAAACCCGATATTTTGTAATTAGTTCCAGTATTGTAAATAATGTGatttgatggaaaatgttttttttttttgtattgatgtTTTTTTATTACTGTTTTAAGTCATTTGTTCACGGCGTGcatatggtgaaggtttatcacaaaaaattaggcatcgccaaatccgccgtttttcgaaaatatggacttctagctttcatttaacgtgttccccaaaaaaatccaccgagggatcccgaacaactttttcagaatactgtttttccccatacaaaatgcacggttccaaattaatccctatttctacttaacaaacatacccaatttttgtatgaaaaagttcccccgatggaatatttcgatgttgggcttgaatgaaagctggtagcgtcaactttcacgtagcgtaaaaattagcgatgcccatttttttgtaataaatttgttctaccagacacaccgtggttgTAAATAGGAAAATGATACTTGTTGTGTGAATTTGTACGATATTTGTAGTTAACGGGTCGCATCTTCTTTGAGTTTGTTCTGGAAGTTGTCGAGATTGTTAAATGTTTTTGTACCTTAGATTTAAGTCACATCATTGGGGCATAAATAAGCCTGTTGGTgttaataaacaaataaacgtATCACAAATGTCGCAGGTAAAGGTtcatttttgcgcactgtgccaatCGTGTTCTCATCTCGCGCACGGCCGCCTGCCGAACAAGAGCAGCAAACACAAAACGGCTAGAGAAAAACGATGAAACAATGGCTTGGTTGGTCCGGGTGGTTCGATTTCggggtgattttttttcaagtttccAGACAATTGTGTCCGACCCGTATCAGTTCCTAATTTAAAATGCAATGGATTGTTAAATTGCAGAAAAGCGCCACGCAAATTATGTTTAGAGCGTAGGTAGCATCGTTAAACATGTATTGTAAACGTGTTCCTCAGGTAAGTACTTACAGGTCGCTATGTTGACTCATCTTTCCATTAGATAGCTTCTGATAAGAATCACTCAAATAAACTGACACTGACTCTTATTCTAGTACACGATCTATTTTATTCGGAACACCAAAATGTAACTGATCTGCTCAACTCACTACCATCGTTCTGACCATACGATAAATGAATGAACTCCACTAGACAGAATAATTCTACACtagactacaaaaaatatgaactcCCACACCGACCGGGTATTTCCAATTCGCAATCCCTCAGACGGACGATGCTCAACGCAGTCGCGGTTTTTAACGACACAAATAAAGACGAAAGAGCTTTGTTTCCGGCATCCCTGAGGCAGTCAAGATCTGAACCGATTTGCTTGCTTTTTTTGCTCACTTTGCGAACTTTTAGCAGATTACTACTTTGGAACAAAGACAAACTACATTCTGGTAGAACTTGATGTTTTTTGCATGTTTTGTGACACTTTCCTGTTTGGAAGATTGCAAAAAGAATGCATTCTATTTGAATTCTGCAATTAAGCTTGAAATACCTAATTCTAATTGGTAGACACAGTTCATCGTCCATAAGCAAAGAAACAGCATAAAAATAGGATGACGAAAAGAGAAACAAACGCAAAAGAATAATAATTCTATCGGCGAAAGAAACCTTGAAATGATTTGCAAATTCAGCGCGTGTAAGGTTTTGTTTCCGTCTGCCTGCCTTGTGCACGAGTGCGACTGTCAATAACATACCTGGAATCGCCGTCGATTTGGCCTGGTTTATCCGTGTTCATAGAACTCCGATTACTCCGGTCACCGGCGGCGCCAATGCTGCTCCGATCGTATCACGGTGCCTCTATccgaaacgacgacgacggcggactCCGGACAGAATTCCTGCCTGCCTGTCTGCTTTGTTGACGCACGGGAGATGGAACTTTTCCGTCGTCGCCTTCTTCTGCTTGGTGGCAGTCGTCACCAAAGTTGCAATTGCAAAAATTCCACCCTTTTCCGTCACAATCCGCGTCGAAAATACCTGCAATCGCTAGAAAACCATCCGAGCCGAGGTTTACAGCTCGCCAAGGTGCGAGAAAATTACTTTTCGGCTGATAATCACGAAATTTCGGGAGGGATCGAACAAGAACTTTTTGGCAAAAAAATGATGAATGTTTGGGATCGAATCacaaaagtgacagttcgacgatTTTCGGTTTTTACTTCAACCGGTTCATAACCGCTACGCAGGGTCAAACTTCGGGGGAAGCAAAGTCTTCCAACCGGTTCGAATGTGCACTGAGGGAAAAACAACGGTCAAGAAACGCTTTCAATAaatccaaggggaatgacatatccttttctaaccgaaaAATCCGTATTATCCGTttttacactgaaagacggcttgcggttgaaattaataTTCTGAGGGTTAATtaaaatacacaacgccactaaatttgtgcagattgattttcgtttcatttcgtTTCGTTTCAACCGAGGTTTCAACATAATAATGTTGTCAATTTCTTGAATTTACCttggattttgctttggctgatcaagccatgtgggaaattacactgtaaaaaatgctttgacatccatgtgcacaacagaacatgtgctcgatgaacaaattgagatttgaattatgaaaagaaatccacgtacctactccggtgagactcgaactcagcgaactcacgactcccaattgggtttttaaattaagaaaaatgtattgatttttcgatttcatacgaaagagcatctttttctgagccacaagtttgtatgggagcaatttgtcgaatcacccctcgtcgcagtttgtactgggcggagctgtcaaacagttgcccacagggatggcattcaccatttgcaaagagttacattcagggatggcattcaccatttgcaaagagttacattcacttgctactatctcagttcagaagcatgctatcgaaaaacaatgtatggatgaatttaaccttgtaattttatctgaaagtttgccaaataacattggggtcgcaaacgtataccaaagtcgtgagcgagctgtgaaagcaactctccacgccgtgaatgtaaattacattcacggcgtggagagttgctttcacagctcgctcacgagttaagcatgcgtgtgcgacccttatgatattcggcaaactttcagataaaactataaggtaaaagtcatccatacattgttttttgatagcatgcttatgaactgagatagtagcaagtgaatgtaactctttgcaaatggtgaatgccatccctggttgcccagctgtcaaaaggtgatttcaaaaaatctctttgaaattgatgttaggtaccaaaatatggttctaaaaatctgaaaaaaatcatagtggctcagaaaaaggtgctctttcgtacacacttaatttggaatacctagagactgtatatatagagacacgcaaagacgacttcttttgattgttgttgttcttcttcgccagactttgttttcataattttgctggcgtgctcgataggtagccgatttaacagttcgataggtagatttggtttcactctttgtGGGACTGTGTTATAAATAAACAGACTGtaggaataccgtgttcggtaaatttttgacgaaaatagaacagccgaatacagctatactgcattgttaaccttttgcacccggttttgacagttggtgtactgagcctcagtaaaatcgattaccgaagctaccgaaatagttctgctgttctattttcgtcaaaaaagtgctgaacaagcaattggcttctttagcgttgttgagctaattccatattctgaatctgcatgcaaaactgagccgaaatccaaattttcatgaattttggtgcccgggaacctatttaaaaatcaatttgaagtttgtatgggagcgatttatcgaatcacccctcgtcgcattttgtactgggtggagctgtcaaacagtttcccagctgtcaaaaggtgatttcaaaaaatctctttaaaattgattttaggtaccaaaataaagttctaaaaatctgaaaaaaattagggtggctcagaaaaaggtgctctttcgtataaaatcaaaaaatcgatacatttttcttaatttaaaaacccaattcaggattgagtgtgtacacagcaaaaaataatgtaaaaCGCATCGATGTAATTGATGCGATGTATCAAAAAACCTATGTAACCACGATTTTCAGATGTAATATCACACCATTTTGATGCTTTAGTACATCTACCTTGAAATTACACAAACAAGAAACCAAAATTTATTATTAAGTCTAATCTGTGTAATATTGAcatcgaaaaaatgtgaataTTACACAGAAACAGCTGCAACCAAGTGGTTATGTCGAAGTTGTGTACAATTACACAAATGCAACGCCATATCGCATTCTTTTGCGATGCAAAACTAAATCGCGCAGCACTGCTTTGTCTTTGCGGGTGCTGGCCTGGCCTGGCCGACCGAGCAAGCTGCCATATTTGTTTCGGTGCGTTCAAAAACAAGGCGGAAAATTgaagattttttgttttatttgttttatgcAGGTAATTTGAgcaatttattgtttttttattaaattgtttaatattttcagcTACATTTTACAtgtttcagctaaaatttcagtCAACGGAAGCCATCAAGGGAGCTATCAACCACAGTACAGATGGGAATCGATTGCATTTTGCATAGCTCGATGTCCAGGAAGAAACGCCACCGAAAAAGGCTCGCAGGTAAGAAATGGAACCAAGAATGAAACTCTCCGGCACGCCCCGGCTAATGCGTAACGATTTCAGGTCCGCAGTTGCGTCGGATGTCGTCCTGTTGAGGTGGCCGGCCGCCGAATTCACATTAGCGATCATCGATGCCACAATGAATTTGCTGCCAACGATCGTGCATCATTCTTACCTCAACCCGATGCATCCAGAAATGCATGGATATGATGACACCCTCGCAGCAACCTGATGGGCGATGTAGTAGTCCCTCCGATACTCTTTTATTTACTTCCACCTGGTTCCGGGTCGAATATGGAGCACAATATACGCTTCTACAGGCTCTCGGTCCCTCGTGGAACTGCTCAGCAGAACTTGCATCGATAGAATAAGGTAGTGAAAAGTAGCACCTTGCAGAAAATCGGATCGCTTCTATTCCGGAATCGGCAGCGTTCTAGCTGGCTGCGAAAAACTTTATACCGCGAGGTGGTTACACAGCAGGAATTATATGTTATTCCCCGGATGCGGATTATTTCCTGGAGCTGTGCATATTATCAGTGGAAGTGAAGCATCAAAAAGAGGTAATTTAATTGCACTcatttagaccaagcccactcatgggctcaatcaagcgttttaacgttaagtagagccccgaacaaagaagcgaaccgcaccggtcgctgctaagtagggctcgaaagcgaaaagtttacgtacggttcgtagcagggcttagaatatagagacacgcaaagtacggtctctatccgtaggctcgtgcgctctctcgcgtttagctctctgggtagcgtaaagacgaaagaacatgaagtatggatttgttgccaggtatatataatagtttctagagaatgattttcttgttttgtgtagataagaatttattttagtttgcatcaaatatttaaaatttttatttttacttgctttgaaattttcaaccaaccaacatcatagatcgttacacgaataacacaacaaatcgtcttacatacaattgtgatagagtgacaatacaaacgcagaaaaataataggtttaaattgacaagctttgcttaagtatgttatgaataaagttttcccttcttcgccaattttattatcatgcataacgaaaatgtattgattttcttataaaaatagcgattgttcataatcacacctttagtttttgattcggccgatcgtttcgaaactaatatttgaagaaatgtatagtgattcagtgagttttgctattttaacacgtacatgtttgagccggggtttctacgcagcaagtaaagtttggtttcgcacatttagaaaaatgtccaaataaataactcgcgaagttcgttccgacaagttccaaaattatcgttatccgtcgcagattccggtgagaagatgtgcgtattttctaacccggaaagataccatttgacggtaataagtgaccacaaggttttctttcttcactttccgggctgagatcccccgctttgaaagagctgtgcctcgcctttcgttttgtcgtgaatatttagaaaaaggcaaaggagttttggtttgattgctgtttttgaaaatggtggtcatcagtgggtggtttattatatataaatttaaaaatataaattaaataaacgagacattaggaagaaagtgtgcgaaatgggtaacttcacccttgtagaaacaataaggcaaagcagaaaaaaaaatctgcgaagaccccatgcgaataacaccgatcatacagaataggaggttcgacattagatctataaaaacaacccaacaattggggagatctttccaatattacacatttattcacagcttttttatccacattttcaaatttttcaaacatattcatcaacatgttatctggatcgtttggtacaatatgtccacgcatccttcctcccctgtaaattcgagaagtaccttgccgaaagaaaatattctgtactccaagtatttcgaagaatcatctttgcgcgtaaatacaacgcagtagacctggccgctttgatgcatgtgtcatatctatgatatgctgcaagtctgcaagcatcaatattgacaagaaaagtaacacgattgctttccagggtgattccagggtgattccgtactggctgcgtaaATATGTATAAGACTAGATAAGAGTagttaagatttttcaaagatgctttgactgtacctaactcaattcagatatcatagaaacacttcagtatttttttttgtaaaaacaaactttaatcataccgataataatctaaaaaaatgtagtcgagctgccaagtttcatcaattaaaataggcggtgtgcaggactgccatattgtaggttcctcgttatagaaaaagcaaggtgttcgtgttggatgttaaaatacatcaattgttgtatgaagtgccaaaaaggagagtgggctcattatgtactttgacaaatacgcagtctacttcaagcgcatagaatctgattacaaaatattcatataccagcatccaaaggatcgcaatatatattaagatttccgattgatgctttgtaactaaaaggttgtgactgagtatagaataagctgaagttaaaatacacgttaatgaaaaaaggttgcgcaaacttatcgcagactgttagaagacagcttctactatgaccaggattcaaaaatcttgacctacgcgaagttgtaaaggagacaactacgttataaatgtgttggaaatgcaaggggtgtaattattcaataaacctaattattaaaaaatgctcaaaatctcaaattcagataaatttcttgcgagaaaggcaacatagatatcgaagagatggatattattttagataaaaattcaacctacaagtcatacagtaagcaacaaacacataatttaaaaaaaaagaatgctTGAATTttgagattaaatacaatcatacattattgagaaaataatatgtatctttaaacgcaccaaaactggtacaaatctccaagggaattatttatttgagttcaatttttactaactgttttcagtcttatccaaacccccttctttcaaaatatgagcacagattattatactgaataagatttgcaataacaccatagaaatacacaaaatattgcgatgatttacagaagtgcaaaaaaccgatggtacggatagaatagagaccaccggtgcgcaaaggcgaccaatcattattttactcacatggaaacgaacgaccggtgcgaaaatgggtggataacgaaattaaaaatcgttaacgacgtgatgttgcgtgtgtagtatgaagcccacgagtgggcttggtcttagtcgTTAGTTGAATGTAGCATTTTTTTAATCATGATCATGAGTTCCATGAAAATTCCTATAGAGGATCACCAATaattcagaattcctctggaattcccatgAAAATGTAttagagatttctctcggaatttcttcacAGTTATTCCGAAAATCTCCTGTTGTACTACCCCGAATCCTTAAGTATTTATGAAAAACCCCTCCAGGATATCCATAGTATATCTATTTTCCTAGAATTCTCCTAGGAGTTCCACGAAAATTTCTGCCTAAGttactcgagaattcctctagaattttcccaggtattcctccagaagttccctcaggaGTTCCCTGGGTTTTCATCAATGAGTTCCTCggaacttcttccaggagttcctcggaaatcatTACAGGAGTTTattgagagtttctccaggagttcctcgaaattcctcgcgaattcctccattcatcgaaaattcctgctggagttccccggggattcatccactagtcctccggaagttccacggcaatatcttcagaaatacctctaaaattcctccatgaactccccGGAAATATCTGCAGGCGTTCCTCTGAAATCCCTACTGcagttcctctgggattcctttaggagctcatcgggaattcatccaggagttcctccggaattcaggtgttcctcagaatttcttccagcagttccaagttgctccaggagctcctcgtaaattcttcctggagttctccggaattgctgcaggatttcttcgggaatatctccagtaatttctcgggagttcctcctgcagttcctcgaaaattcctctgaaagttcctcaagaatttccttgaggatttatcctggaattcctcggaaatttccccagaagattctcggaaattcctcca contains:
- the LOC115259921 gene encoding uncharacterized protein LOC115259921, with the protein product MECKKCLLPVITKDQPYVYCNALCAAVHHAACVGLNTAELAAVSPPHKNSCWMCDECLVEFVQWRKERNEKMNEPIAETAPENNEPKCVLQRDVDELKAKVDSILSVITSHENNHTDAWIRHSTPKSSRPMECGSTEVTNASETASRLPDSMCENENFDLLLTNIDGSVSEEDVQLMVCRCLGTRDNECINVRKLVPRWVDCSAFDYISFKIVLNRKWKSVAMMSSTWPKNIRFREFKKARFPWKPDIL